The following are encoded together in the Thunnus albacares chromosome 7, fThuAlb1.1, whole genome shotgun sequence genome:
- the LOC122985380 gene encoding troponin I, fast skeletal muscle-like: MADEKRLSARRKHTLKSCMLVVANNLLEAEATAKADEREKFLADKIPPLELPYSKDELVELCQKLHKEIDISEEERYSIEFKLNLVLNEVRDLNIKIVDLRGKFKRPRLKKVRMSADAMLKALLGSKHTVNMDLRANLKQVKKEVKEEDKQLRDVGDWRKNIEDKSDRKKMFDS; the protein is encoded by the exons ATGGCTGACGA gAAAAGACTGTCTGCAAGGCGTAAGCACACTCTGAAG AGCTGTATGCTGGTGGTGGCTAATAATCTGCTGGAAGCTGAAGCAACAGCGAAGGCCGACGAGAGAGAGAAGTTCCTGGCAGACAAAATTCCTCCTCTGGAGCTGCCGTACTCCAAGGACGAGCTTGTG GAACTCTGCCAGAAGCTTCATAAGGAGATTGACATCAGTGAAGAGGAGAGATACAGCATTGAGTTTAAACTGAACCTGGTTCTCAATGAG GTCAGAGACCTCAACATCAAGATTGTGGACCTGAGGGGAAAGTTCAAGAGACCCCGTCTGAAGAAAGTGCGTATGTCTGCTGATGCTATGCTGAAAGCTCTGCTGGGCTCCAAGCACACAGTCAACATGGACCTGAGAGCCAACCTGAAGCAGGTCAAGAAGGAGGTGAAAGAAGAG GACAAGCAGCTGCGCGATGTGGGAGACTGGCGTAAGAACATTGAAGACAAGTCTGATAGGAAGAAGATGTTTGATAGTTAA
- the LOC122985379 gene encoding troponin I, fast skeletal muscle-like yields the protein MSEKKMSSSRKHHLKSLMLSIAKGLLEEEEREQERERTRYMAENCPPLSMPRSMQELQELCREIHHKIDGIDEERYNLEMKVGKADKEIDDLKIKVQDLMGKFKKPVLRKVRMSADAMLKALLGSKHTVNMDLRANLKQVKKEVKEEDKELRDVGDWRKNIEDKSGMDGRKKMFEAEA from the exons ATGTCGGA GAAAAAGATGTCTTCGAGTCGCAAGCATCATCTGAAG AGTTTGATGCTGTCCATCGCTAAAGGTttgctggaggaggaagagagggagcaagAGCGAGAGAGGACTCGGTACATGGCTGAGAACTGCCCTCCTCTGTCCATGCCCAGGAGCATGCAGGAGCTGCAG GAACTGTGCAGGGAGATTCACCACAAGATCGACGGGATCGATGAGGAGAGATACAACCTGGAGATGAAAGTCGGCAAAGCTGACAAGGAG ATCGACGACCTGAAGATCAAAGTCCAGGACCTGATGGGCAAGTTCAAGAAGCCCGTCCTGAGGAAAGTACGCATGTCTGCTGACGCCATGCTGAAAGCTCTGCTGGGCTCTAAACACACAGTCAACATGGACCTGAGGGCCAACTTGAAGCAGGTCAAGAAGGAGGTGAAAGAGGAG GATAAGGAACTGCGTGACGTCGGCGACTGGCGTAAAAACATTGAAGACAAATCTGGCATGGACGGGAGGAAGAAGATGTTTGAGGCGGAGGCTTAA